One window from the genome of Pungitius pungitius chromosome 14, fPunPun2.1, whole genome shotgun sequence encodes:
- the ptgr2 gene encoding prostaglandin reductase 2, with protein MQVQRVVLNSRPGNNGAPVAENFRLEETTLSRDLKDGEVLVRTLCLSVDPYMRCRMNEDTGVDYVTPWQLCECVDGGGVGVVESSRCSPCSEGDVVTSFNWPWQTYAVMNGSALQKVDPKLVDGRVSYFLGAVGITGLTALLGVREKGNVTKGADQTMVVSGAAGACGSIAGQIGRLDGCVRVVGICGSDEKCRALVDDLGFSSAINYRREDVPARLTECCPDGIDVYFDNVGGAISDAVITQMNSGSHVILCGQISQYNKDVPYPPPLSEEIKETLRRKNITRERFTVLNYMNKAEAALCELSQRVQSGQIKVLETVVNGIENMGDAFCSMMTGGNIGKQIIKISE; from the exons ATGCAGGTGCAGAGGGTCGTCCTCAACTCAAGACCAG GTAATAATGGAGCGCCGGTTGCTGAAAACTTCCGTCTTGAGGAGACGACTTTGTCACGTGACCTCAAAGATGGGGAGGTCCTTGTTCGGACGCTTTGCTTATCAGTCGACCCTTACATG CGATGCAGAATGAATGAAGACACCGGTGTTGACTATGTGACCCCATGGCaactctgtgagtgtgtggacGGCGGAGGGGTCGGCGTGGTTGAGTCCAGCCGCTGCAGCCCTTGCAGTGAGGGAGATGTGGTCACTTCATTCAACTGGCCTTGGCAGACCTATGCTGTCATGAACGGAAGTGCCCTGCAGAAG GTTGATCCAAAATTGGTTGATGGACGCGTGTCTTACTTTTTGGGTGCAGTTGGCATTACAGGCCTCACTGCTCTGTTGGGCGTGAGGGAGAAGGGTAATGTGACCAAAGGGGCCGATCAGACCATGGTGGTGAGCGGCGCTGCTGGGGCCTGTGGCTCCATAGCTGGACAG ATCGGCAGGCTGGATGGCTGTGTGAGAGTGGTTGGGATTTGTGGTTCTGATGAGAAATGCAGAGCTTTAGTGGATGACCTGGGCTTTTCATCTGCCATCAACTACCGGCGGGAGGACGTCCCTGCAAGACTGACTGAATGCTGCCCTGACGGGATCGATGTTTACTTTGACAACGTGGGAGGGGCCATCAGTGATGCTGTAATCACACAG ATGAACAGCGGCAGCCACGTGATCCTTTGTGGGCAGATCTCACAGTACAACAAGGACGTGCCGTATCCCCCGCCGCTGAGCGAGGAGATAAAGGAAACACTGCGAAGGAAGAACATCACACGGGAGCGATTTACGGTGCTCAACTACATGAACAAAGCTGAAGCTGCCCTCTGTGAACTCAGCCAGCGAGTTCAATCAGGCCAAATCAAA GTGCTGGAAACTGTGGTGAATGGGATCGAAAATATGGGAG ATGCATTTTGCTCTATGATGACAGGGGGAAACATTGGCAAGCAAATTATAAAGATATCAGAGTGA